A portion of the Faecalibacterium sp. I3-3-89 genome contains these proteins:
- the recA gene encoding recombinase RecA has product MAKNQNNNVAPATQKTEPGAKKDALATALAQIEKQFGKGAIMKLGDNTAMQVDAISTGSLGLDLALGVGGVPRGRIIEVFGPESSGKTTLALHILAEAQKKGGEVAFIDVEHALDPAYASALGVNIDELLVSQPDTGEQAMEICEALVRSGAIDAIVVDSVAAMVPRAEIEGEMGDSHVGLQARLMSQAMRKLTSVIGKTNTVCVFINQLREKVGIVYGNPEVTTGGRALKYYSSVRIDIRRVEGLKDSSGQFIGNHTRAKIVKNKVAPPFREAEFDIMFGEGISKMSELLDVGVKLGIVQKSGAWFNYGDIRLGQGRDNAKQFLKDNPEIANDIEGQIRANADKLYATRRPVGKAAAAVDKEEGGETASASKEPVVKAPARSSESELDIMVED; this is encoded by the coding sequence ATGGCAAAAAATCAGAACAACAATGTCGCCCCCGCCACCCAGAAGACGGAGCCGGGCGCAAAGAAGGATGCGCTGGCAACGGCGCTGGCCCAGATCGAAAAGCAGTTTGGTAAGGGCGCGATCATGAAGCTGGGCGACAACACCGCCATGCAGGTGGACGCCATCTCTACCGGCAGCCTCGGCCTCGACCTCGCGCTGGGCGTGGGCGGTGTGCCCCGCGGTCGTATCATCGAAGTGTTCGGACCGGAATCCAGCGGTAAGACCACACTGGCCCTCCACATCCTCGCCGAGGCCCAGAAGAAGGGCGGCGAGGTGGCCTTCATCGACGTCGAGCACGCCCTTGACCCGGCCTATGCCTCAGCGCTGGGCGTCAACATCGACGAGCTGCTGGTCAGCCAGCCCGACACCGGCGAGCAGGCGATGGAGATCTGCGAGGCGCTGGTGCGTTCCGGTGCCATCGACGCCATCGTTGTGGACTCTGTGGCCGCTATGGTGCCCCGCGCCGAGATCGAGGGCGAGATGGGCGACAGCCATGTCGGCCTGCAGGCACGTCTGATGAGTCAGGCCATGCGCAAGCTCACCAGCGTCATCGGCAAGACCAACACCGTCTGCGTCTTCATCAACCAGCTGCGTGAGAAGGTGGGCATCGTCTACGGCAACCCCGAAGTCACTACCGGCGGCCGCGCACTGAAGTATTATTCCTCTGTCCGCATCGACATCCGCCGCGTCGAGGGCCTGAAGGACTCTTCCGGCCAGTTTATCGGCAACCATACCCGCGCCAAGATCGTCAAGAACAAGGTGGCGCCTCCGTTCCGTGAGGCCGAGTTCGACATCATGTTCGGCGAGGGCATCTCCAAAATGAGCGAGCTGTTGGATGTGGGCGTCAAGCTGGGCATCGTCCAGAAGAGCGGCGCGTGGTTCAACTACGGCGACATCCGTCTGGGTCAGGGCCGCGACAACGCCAAGCAGTTCCTCAAGGACAACCCCGAGATCGCCAACGACATCGAGGGCCAGATCCGCGCCAACGCGGATAAGCTCTACGCCACCCGCCGTCCGGTGGGCAAGGCTGCCGCTGCGGTGGACAAGGAGGAGGGCGGCGAGACCGCTTCCGCCTCCAAGGAGCCGGTCGTCAAGGCACCGGCCCGCAGCAGCGAGAGCGAGCTGGACATCATGGTGGAAGACTAA